In a genomic window of Branchiostoma lanceolatum isolate klBraLanc5 chromosome 12, klBraLanc5.hap2, whole genome shotgun sequence:
- the LOC136446081 gene encoding nucleolin-like, producing MASGVRARTPGTMTVLDPGRSVSPDSAARPPSSGRRSITKSFSLEMRRSSLEVLSSDHEEGERRVNSAGSSGRRSALEVLDSPGEPRSGETRPYTPEAGDTRPGSGGRRPYTPNKQVSLKVARKKPEVNGILLPSPKRESSPKLPNRTQQTASPVPAATGVSDRGRGQQGGGEEEMKQRLERLELEEGRRRACKDTSQGKSDREVPIQPGEDPSNNAPGEAGGPQVPSAGPEQEEDDDEEEGSDDSDDEDDEDDDDESDDEIKAPFELLGEFLESVMKEEYETAQKLCQMILIYEPENPEALQFKPLIEERLQQEAEAEEESSSSEGSTDDDDDDDDDDDDDDESTSSSEEEEDEEEEENTEKKNKETEAGSEKKADNSQPTASTSKYPPTFLTN from the exons ATGGCTTCAGGAGTCCGAGCCCGGACCCCCGGGACCATGACAGTTCTGGACCCCGGCAGATCAGTGTCGCCGGACTCAGCAGCAAG GCCACCTTCATCAGGCAGGAGGTCAATCACAAAG AGTTTTAGTCTAGAGATGAGGAGAAGCAGTCTGGAGGTCCTGTCATCAGACCACGAGGAGGGGGAGAGAAGAGTCAACAGCGCCGGGTCATCAGGCAGGCGATCAG CACTTGAGGTACTGGACAGCCCAGGTGAACCCAGATCAGGTGAGACCAGACCCTACACACCTGAGGCAGGTGACACCAGACCAGGTAGTGGAGGGAGGAGACCGTACACACCTAACAAACAGGTGTCTCTAAAGGTTGCCAGGAAGAAACCAGAAGT CAATGGCATTTTGCTGCCCAGCCCCAAAAGAGagtcatccccaaaactgcccAACAGAACACAGCAGACAGCCAGTCCGGTACCGGCAGCTACGGGTGTCTCTGACAGAGGGAGGGGTCAGCAGGGTGGAGGGGAGGAGGAAATGAAGCAGAGGCTAGAGAGGTTGGAGCTGGAAGAAGGGAGGAGAAGAGCATGTAAGGATACATCTCAAGGAAAGTCTGATAGAGAAG TCCCAATACAGCCAGGCGAagacccttccaacaatgcccCAGGTGAGGCAGGCGGGCCACAGGTTCCCTCCGCTGGACCAGAGCAagaggaggatgatgatgaggaggagggaagtgatgacagtgatgatgaagatgatgaagatgatgatgatgaaagtgatgatgaaatcaaGGCACCATTTGAACTCCTTGGAGAG ttcctggagtcgGTCATGAAGGAAGAGTACGAGACAGCACAGAAGCTATGCCAGATGA tTCTCATCTATGAACCAGAAAACCCAGAAGCTCTGCAGTTCAAACCTTTGATAGAAGAGAGACTACAACAAG AAGCTGAAGCTGAAGAGGAGAGCAGCAGCAGTGAAGgatcgactgatgatgatgacgatgatgatgatgatgatgatgatgatgatgaaag TACATCATcatcagaagaagaagaggatgaggaagaagaggaaaacaCAGAGAAGAAGAACAAAGAGACGGAAGCTGGTTCCGAAAAGAAAGCAGACAACAGCCAGCCCACTGCATCAACCAGCAAATATCCCCCAACTTTCCTCACTAATTGA
- the LOC136446058 gene encoding tubulin alpha-1C chain-like: protein MRECVSLHIGQAGVQIGNACWELYCLEHGIQPDGRMPTDQSVGVENDSFNTFFSETGGGKHVPRAVFVDLEPTVIDEIRSGTYSQLFHPEQLISGKEDAANNYARGHYTIGKEIIDQTVDRVRKLTENCTGLQGFLIHHSFGGGTGSGFTALLMERLSVEYGKKSKLQFSIYPAPQVSTAVVEPYNSILSTHTTLEHSDCSFMVDNEALYDICRTNLGVERPSYTNLNRIIGQVVSSITASLRFDGALNVDLTEFQTNLVPYPRIHFPLATYAPIISAERAYHEQLDVGEITAACFEPGNQMVKCDPRHGKYMACCLLYRGDVVPKNVNTAIANIKTKRTIQFVDWCPTGFKVGINYQPPTVVPGGDLAKVQRAVCMLSNTTAIAEAWARLDHKFDLMYAKRAFVHWFVGEGMEEGEFSEAREDLAALEKDYEEVGTDSYDGEEEGDEEEF, encoded by the exons ATGCGCGAGTGTGTGTCCCTACATATCGGCCAGGCGGGCGTGCAGATCGGTAACGCCTGTTGGGAGCTGTACTGCCTGGAACACGGCATACAGCCGGACGGAAGGATGCCCACAGACCAGTCCGTAGGCGTCGAGAACGACTCGTTCAACACGTTCTTCAGCGAGACGGGCGGGGGCAAGCACGTACCCAGGGCCGTTTTCGTCGACCTGGAGCCCACCGTGATCGACGAGATCCGATCGGGAACGTACTCACAACTCTTCCACCCGGAGCAGCTCATCTCTGGGAAGGAAGACGCCGCTAATAACTACGCGCGGGGGCACTACACCATCGGGAAGGAGATCATCGACCAGACAGTGGATCGAGTCCGAAAATTG ACGGAGAACTGCACCGGTCTTCAGGGTTTCCTGATTCACCACAGCTTCGGCGGCGGCACGGGGTCAGGGTTCACTGCGCTCCTGATGGAGAGGCTGTCGGTGGAGTACGGCAAGAAGTCCAAACTGCAGTTTTCCATCTATCCTGCCCCCCAG GTATCCACTGCAGTGGTCGAGCCGTATAACTCCATCCTGTCCACTCACACCACCCTGGAGCACTCCGACTGTTCCTTCATGGTCGATAACGAGGCGCTTTACGACATTTGCCGCACAAACCTGGGTGTCGAGCGTCCCTCCTACACCAACCTCAACCGAATCATCGGACAg GTGGTCTCGTCCATCACCGCCTCCTTGCGGTTCGACGGCGCACTGAATGTGGATCTGACGGAGTTTCAGACCAACCTGGTGCCGTATCCCCGCATCCACTTCCCGCTCGCCACGTACGCCCCCATCATCTCGGCCGAGCGAGCCTACCATGAACAGCTCGATGTTGGGGAGATCACTGCCGCTTGTTTTGAACCGGGCAACCAGATGGTCAAGTGCGACCCTCGCCATG GGAAGTACATGGCGTGCTGCCTGCTGTACCGCGGTGACGTCGTGCCCAAGAACGTGAATACCGCCATCGCGAACATCAAGACTAAGCGGACCATTCAGTTTGTGGACTGGTGCCCAACTGGATTTAAG GTTGGAATCAACTACCAGCCTCCCACCGTGGTGCCTGGTGGAGACCTGGCCAAGGTGCAGCGTGCCGTGTGCATGTTGAGCAACACCACCGCCATCGCTGAGGCCTGGGCCCGGCTGGACCACAAGTTTGACCTGATGTACGCCAAGCGTGCCTTCGTGCATTG GTTCGTGGGAGAAGGAATGGAGGAGGGGGAATTCTCTGAGGCGAGGGAAGACCTGGCTGCCCTGGAGAAGGACTACGAAGAGGTTGGAACCGACTCCTACGATGGGGAGGAGGAAGGCGATGAAGAGGAATTCTAG
- the LOC136446057 gene encoding uncharacterized protein: MRFSLVHSYREPERKLGIDMVHGVTSKTANVDVLTSMFVVPVAGYAALHCWLVTIYIGCSGLPNSQIQSAVSPERLVLCAFTMRFYIFALVVLGVVLAVNHVECRRKRKKNPTCRSLLLPNTVRTGCAAPFTRGVTCTYECKPGCVKIRGSKRRTCKTRPARWAGGRGLKCSCKPCRIPAIPNAGAAPAGPCFNTSSAAAGTTCPFLCDPGYTSLAGNTDRTCVNGRWTGPNVVCESSFKLAKKNLQLRLGKELSNEVGLSDFWGALDELNDIDPNTIVSGNVTDKLALTPPRWKMVYSGTSDKHIPLSLYTPAFEEFDAEEFFPQKSTLAGDMFMDESSGTSPPDVVTEDFRRWFDSLPRTLQLQHFTEDKPNFASVFSSLGQDYGDLFGGSAEDNFRLSDLNRVDINDKFHMELFPPTVRYQDGGLSIEAELDVGFDGFNGVELRSFWREGSLQIGGSVSFDQNGNFDTAIFGLNWTF; encoded by the exons ACCCGAGAGGAAGCTTGGCATAGACATGGTTCATGGTGTAACTTCCAAAACAGCCAATGTTGACGTCTTAACTAGTATGTTCGTGGTGCCTGTTGCTGGTTATGCAGCCCTTCACTGTTGGCTAGTGACGATATATATAGGCTGCAGTGGACTGCCAAATAGCCAGATTCAGTCTGCTGTTTCGCCAGAACGACTTGTTCTCTGTGCCTTTACCATGAG GTTCTATATCTTTGCTCTGGTTGTCCTCGGTGTGGTTTTAGCAGTAAACCATGTGGAGTGTCGcaggaaaaggaagaaaaatc CGACATGCAGATCCCTGTTGTTGCCGAACACCGTTCGTACCGGCTGCGCGGCCCCCTTCACACGTGGTGTCACCTGTACGTACGAGTGTAAACCCGGATGTGTGAAAATCAGGGGGAGTAAGCGCAGGACATGTAAGACCCGGCCGGCCAGATGGGCAGGCGGGAGAGGGTTGAAATGCTCAT GTAAGCCATGCAGAATCCCCGCCATTCCAAACGCCGGAGCCGCCCCTGCAGGACCATGTTTCAACACGTCGTCTGCAGCCGCAGGCACAACCTGTCCTTTCCTGTGTGACCCAGGTTACACGAGCCTCGCTGGGAACACGGACAGGACCTGTGTGAACGGGCGGTGGACGGGACCAAACGTAGTCTGTG AGTCGAGTTTCAAGCTGGCAAAGAAGAATCTTCAGTTACGACTCGGAAAAGAGTTGTCTAACGAAGTCGGGCTGAGTGACTTTTGGGGCGCCTTGGACGAATTGAATGACATCGACCCCAACACCATCGTGAGTGGGAACGTCACCGACAAGCTGGCCCTCACCCCACCGCGCTGGAAAATGGTCTACAGCGGGACATCAGACAAACACATACCGCTGTCCTTGTATACACCAGCGTTCGAAGAGTTCGACGCGGAGGAATTTTTCCCACAAAAAA GTACACTTGCAGGAGACATGTTTATGGATGAATCCTCGGGAACCTCTCCACCGGATGTGGTCACCGAGGACTTCCGCCGGTGGTTCGACTCCCTCCCCAGAACCCTCCAGCTTCAGCATTTTACTGAAGACAAGCCAAACTTCGCGTCCGTGTTCTCATCTTTAGGTCAAGATTACGGTGACTTGTTTGGCGGGTCAGCCGAGGATAACTTCCGTCTGTCCGACTTGAATCGGGTCGACATCAATGATAAGTTCCACATGGAATTGTTTCCGCCCACGGTTAGGTATCAAGATGGCGGGCTTAGCATTGAAGCGGAGTTAGACGTTGGTTTTGACGGTTTTAACGGTGTAGAATTGAGGTCGTTTTGGAGGGAAGGTAGTCTGCAAATCGGCGGTTCGGTCAGTTTCGACCAAAATGGCAACTTCGACACCGCGATTTTCGGATTAAACTGGACATTTTAG